A genomic window from Luteolibacter sp. LG18 includes:
- a CDS encoding TIGR01777 family oxidoreductase — translation MDNPPVAIFGATGFIGRHLAARLAAEGIPVTGISRSRSILSEDVAEWQTPGALNLANHRAVVNLAGEPVDCLWTAEKMRAIEDSRAGGTRRLVDHFRELTPAERPGVLVNASGVGFYGDGADALLDETAPAGTDYLARVCIDWEAAAREAESLDVRVVLLRTGVVLGKGGAAYEKLRKLFNLGLGGKLGSGRQWMPWIHVDDEVAAILHAIRSPVVSGPVNLVAPRPERNADFTRKFAAALHRPAFLSVPGFALKFALGGFGEAMLGGQRAVPAALEHSGFQFRHPDLEGALADLIA, via the coding sequence ATGGACAACCCGCCCGTCGCCATTTTCGGTGCCACCGGCTTCATTGGCAGGCACTTGGCGGCCCGGCTGGCCGCGGAGGGCATCCCCGTCACCGGCATCAGCCGGTCCCGGTCGATCCTCTCCGAAGACGTCGCGGAGTGGCAAACGCCCGGCGCGCTCAATCTCGCCAACCACCGCGCGGTGGTGAACCTGGCGGGCGAGCCGGTCGATTGCCTGTGGACCGCCGAGAAAATGCGTGCCATCGAGGACAGCCGCGCCGGGGGCACCCGCCGCTTGGTCGACCACTTCCGCGAACTCACCCCCGCCGAGCGCCCCGGCGTCCTGGTCAATGCCTCCGGCGTGGGCTTCTACGGCGATGGCGCGGACGCCCTGTTGGACGAAACCGCGCCCGCCGGGACCGATTATCTCGCGCGGGTTTGCATCGATTGGGAAGCCGCCGCCCGCGAGGCGGAATCGCTGGACGTGCGGGTCGTGCTGCTGCGGACCGGCGTGGTCCTCGGCAAGGGCGGTGCGGCCTACGAGAAACTCCGGAAGCTCTTCAACCTCGGCCTTGGTGGAAAGCTCGGCTCCGGCCGCCAATGGATGCCGTGGATTCACGTGGACGACGAGGTTGCCGCCATCCTCCACGCCATCCGCTCTCCGGTCGTATCCGGGCCGGTCAATCTCGTCGCGCCCCGGCCCGAGCGGAATGCCGACTTCACCCGGAAGTTCGCCGCCGCGCTCCACCGTCCGGCGTTCCTGTCCGTCCCCGGCTTCGCCCTGAAGTTCGCGCTCGGCGGCTTTGGCGAGGCGATGCTCGGCGGGCAGCGCGCGGTCCCGGCCGCCTTGGAGCACTCCGGCTTCCAGTTCCGTCATCCCGATCTCGAAGGGGCGCTGGCGGACTTGATCGCGTAG
- the lptD gene encoding LPS assembly protein LptD, which yields MRINAGAPLLPLLFALPLMAQEAEVLPNPGGAPAVDKITPVPAPSLPFGTPETSAPTLPKEVTITNTGGGSIQYDATSGLLTYGSAVTMTTDNGTTVTARSAVANLNSKTVELAGPVKALTDNKTEIFADRAVVDTNAKTITLLGHVSVYQGNMLQRGEQAVYDYGRKALDASGLRSSVDPLLLEANKFSVDTDADGKQVFRGEDAGITTNDVETPNYWIRAKQTTVYPGDKVVFENLKFYAGDTPVFWLPYLSQPLNKELGYHMVPGARSNWGPFMLNTYGIMLGGERDPKTGETKDDWLLSRWHLDLRASRGVGTGVDLVDTRVKDNPNLGWLNLYYLHDLDPSIQRSGIPRQPIDDDRYAVELKYRIPLEVKDGADWRLDTDLSLLSDQYYLEDFDPKLFRTNPFPDNTIGLYRNDGASLASLYTRLRLNDFYRSDQRIELAYDQARSPLFGTPILHEGGTSVGVYGETTGDPTRNAVIQPLLTLPAGDPRIPGLLAQLPPYERLLVQQIRSLPPGNPAIPSLATQLLDPSYSRFHTYHEFSMPLNVGGWLTVVPEVGVGLSRYWNVGGPEDAITRAYVETGAEASVKFSKDYADYQNRTLGLDGLLHVVQPYARWSMVNTDDLDSTFPKIDRLSFSTRPQTLDLGRFTAIDDIADWNIIRLGARNRLITHRDGQSYEWLYLDTYMDAFIGDDPQNLGRNVSNLYNDARWRPLPWMSVDLETQFPVVSDGNGYSEFSPRLRFMPTPDFEFSVGERFLNSHPVLPDSNRIDFRAYARLHEDWGFGMLQVWELDDNTLELQQYTLSHDLGNWVVGVGLTKRDNRVHDEYGVIFSLTLKDFPAVSLPFEIDTDSNQ from the coding sequence ATGAGGATCAATGCCGGAGCGCCGCTTTTACCGCTTCTTTTCGCCCTGCCGCTGATGGCCCAGGAGGCGGAAGTGCTGCCCAATCCCGGAGGCGCTCCCGCCGTGGACAAGATCACGCCGGTACCGGCTCCTTCGCTCCCCTTCGGCACGCCCGAAACCAGCGCACCGACCCTGCCCAAGGAGGTGACGATCACCAACACCGGCGGCGGTTCCATCCAGTATGACGCCACCAGCGGCCTGCTGACCTACGGCTCCGCGGTGACCATGACGACGGACAACGGCACCACCGTCACCGCCCGCTCCGCCGTGGCGAACCTGAACTCCAAGACCGTGGAGCTGGCCGGCCCGGTGAAGGCCCTCACGGACAACAAGACCGAGATTTTCGCCGACCGCGCCGTGGTGGACACGAACGCGAAGACCATCACCCTGCTCGGCCACGTCAGCGTCTATCAGGGCAACATGCTCCAGCGCGGCGAGCAGGCGGTGTATGACTACGGCCGCAAGGCGCTGGATGCCTCCGGGCTGCGCTCGTCCGTCGACCCCCTGCTGCTGGAGGCCAACAAGTTCAGCGTGGACACCGATGCCGACGGCAAGCAGGTCTTCCGTGGCGAGGACGCCGGGATCACCACCAACGACGTCGAAACCCCGAACTACTGGATCCGCGCCAAGCAGACCACGGTCTATCCGGGCGACAAGGTGGTCTTCGAAAACCTCAAGTTCTACGCCGGGGACACGCCCGTGTTCTGGCTGCCGTATCTGAGCCAGCCGCTGAACAAGGAGCTGGGCTACCACATGGTGCCGGGCGCGCGCTCGAACTGGGGCCCCTTCATGCTCAACACCTACGGCATCATGCTCGGCGGCGAGCGCGATCCGAAGACCGGTGAGACCAAGGACGACTGGCTGCTTTCCCGCTGGCACCTCGACCTCCGCGCGAGCCGCGGCGTCGGCACCGGCGTGGACCTCGTGGACACCCGGGTGAAGGACAATCCGAACCTCGGCTGGCTGAACCTCTACTATCTCCACGACCTCGATCCTTCGATCCAGCGCTCCGGCATTCCCCGCCAGCCGATCGACGACGACCGCTACGCCGTGGAGCTGAAGTACCGCATTCCGCTCGAGGTCAAGGACGGGGCGGACTGGCGCCTGGACACCGATCTCTCGCTGCTCAGCGACCAGTATTACCTGGAGGACTTCGATCCGAAGCTGTTCCGCACCAATCCGTTCCCGGACAACACCATCGGCCTCTACCGGAACGACGGCGCCTCGCTGGCGTCCCTTTACACCCGCCTGCGCCTGAACGACTTCTACCGCAGCGACCAGCGCATCGAACTGGCCTACGATCAGGCCCGCTCCCCGCTCTTCGGCACGCCGATTCTCCACGAAGGAGGCACTTCCGTGGGCGTCTACGGTGAAACCACCGGCGACCCGACCCGCAACGCGGTGATCCAGCCGCTGCTGACCCTGCCGGCGGGCGATCCACGCATCCCCGGCCTCCTGGCCCAGCTCCCGCCCTACGAGCGCCTGCTGGTCCAACAGATCCGTTCGCTGCCGCCGGGCAACCCGGCGATCCCGTCGCTGGCCACCCAGTTGCTCGATCCGTCCTACTCGCGCTTCCACACCTACCACGAGTTCTCGATGCCGCTGAACGTCGGCGGCTGGCTGACGGTGGTGCCCGAAGTGGGCGTGGGCCTGAGCCGCTACTGGAACGTGGGTGGCCCGGAGGACGCGATCACCCGCGCCTACGTCGAAACCGGTGCCGAGGCCTCGGTGAAGTTCTCGAAGGACTACGCCGACTATCAGAACCGCACGCTGGGCCTCGATGGCCTGCTGCACGTGGTCCAGCCGTATGCCCGCTGGTCGATGGTGAACACCGACGACCTCGACTCCACCTTCCCGAAGATCGACCGACTGTCGTTCTCGACCCGCCCGCAGACCCTCGACCTGGGCCGTTTCACCGCGATCGACGACATCGCGGACTGGAACATCATCCGCCTCGGCGCGCGGAACCGCCTGATCACCCACCGCGATGGCCAGAGCTACGAGTGGCTCTATCTGGACACCTACATGGATGCCTTCATCGGCGATGATCCGCAGAACCTCGGCCGCAACGTCTCCAACCTCTACAACGACGCCCGCTGGCGGCCGCTGCCGTGGATGTCCGTGGACCTTGAAACGCAGTTCCCGGTGGTCAGCGATGGCAACGGCTACAGCGAGTTCTCGCCGCGGCTGCGCTTCATGCCGACCCCTGATTTCGAATTCTCGGTCGGCGAGCGCTTTCTGAACAGCCACCCGGTGCTGCCGGACTCCAACCGCATCGACTTCCGCGCCTACGCCCGCCTCCACGAGGACTGGGGCTTCGGCATGCTGCAGGTCTGGGAACTAGACGACAACACGCTGGAACTCCAGCAGTACACGCTCAGCCACGATCTCGGCAACTGGGTGGTCGGCGTCGGCCTGACCAAGCGCGACAACCGCGTGCACGATGAATACGGCGTGATCTTCAGCCTCACGCTGAAGGACTTCCCGGCCGTCTCGCTGCCCTTCGAGATCGACACCGACTCGAACCAATAA
- a CDS encoding NAD(P)H-dependent oxidoreductase yields MSTPTPDSVIAALRWRYATKTFDPSRQIPAETWGALEQSLVLTPSSFGLQPWKFLVVENPAVRAELRAKSWGQGQVTDASHFIVFAARTDVAPEDISGWVARLADVQGNSVEALAPMQGMIEGFVSAMPFEARHVWNVRQVYIALGQFMTTAALLGIDTCPMEGLDPKAYDQILGLEGSGYATAVACAVGYRSPDDHTAARPKARYEADSVIQRIV; encoded by the coding sequence ATGTCCACCCCGACTCCCGATTCCGTCATCGCCGCCCTGCGCTGGCGCTACGCCACCAAGACCTTCGATCCCAGCCGCCAGATCCCGGCGGAAACCTGGGGCGCGCTCGAGCAATCGCTGGTGCTCACCCCCTCGTCCTTCGGCCTCCAGCCGTGGAAGTTTCTGGTGGTGGAGAACCCGGCGGTGCGCGCCGAGCTGCGGGCGAAATCCTGGGGCCAGGGGCAGGTGACGGACGCGTCCCATTTCATCGTCTTCGCCGCCCGCACCGACGTGGCTCCGGAAGACATCTCCGGCTGGGTCGCACGGCTGGCGGACGTGCAGGGCAACAGCGTCGAGGCGCTGGCCCCGATGCAGGGAATGATCGAGGGGTTCGTCTCGGCGATGCCGTTCGAGGCGCGCCACGTCTGGAACGTCCGCCAGGTTTACATCGCGCTGGGCCAGTTCATGACCACCGCGGCGCTGCTCGGAATCGACACCTGCCCGATGGAGGGACTGGATCCGAAGGCCTACGATCAGATCCTCGGCCTGGAAGGCAGCGGCTACGCCACCGCCGTGGCCTGCGCCGTGGGCTACCGCTCGCCGGACGACCACACCGCCGCCCGCCCGAAGGCCCGTTACGAGGCCGACAGCGTGATCCAGCGGATCGTTTAG